Proteins encoded in a region of the Malaciobacter mytili LMG 24559 genome:
- a CDS encoding HAD-IB family hydrolase, giving the protein MKQNNIAFFDFDGTITIDDTLLKFIRFVVGDKKFLVGLFILSPILILYKIKIIPNYKAKQYMLSWYFKGMQKEEFFKVSYEYSMNYIDSIVRQKAKERLLWHKNQGDKIVVVSASIDCWIRPWCEKNGLELIATKLEIKNNKISGKLLTKNCYGQEKVNRIKNQYNLNDYNHIYAYGDSKGDKEMLELANFSFFKPFR; this is encoded by the coding sequence ATGAAACAAAATAATATAGCTTTTTTTGATTTTGATGGAACTATTACTATAGACGATACTTTATTAAAATTTATAAGATTTGTAGTAGGTGATAAAAAATTTTTAGTGGGTCTTTTTATTTTATCACCAATTCTTATTTTATACAAAATTAAAATAATTCCAAACTATAAAGCAAAACAATATATGCTTTCTTGGTATTTTAAAGGTATGCAGAAAGAGGAATTTTTTAAGGTTTCATATGAATATTCTATGAACTATATTGACTCAATAGTAAGACAAAAAGCAAAAGAAAGATTACTTTGGCATAAAAACCAAGGAGATAAAATTGTTGTAGTTTCAGCTTCAATTGATTGCTGGATTAGACCTTGGTGTGAAAAAAATGGTTTAGAACTTATTGCAACTAAACTTGAAATTAAAAATAATAAAATTAGTGGTAAATTACTAACAAAAAATTGTTATGGTCAAGAAAAAGTAAATAGAATTAAAAATCAATATAATCTAAATGATTATAATCATATTTATGCATATGGAGATAGTAAAGGGGATAAAGAGATGCTTGAATTAGCAAACTTCTCTTTTTTCAAACCTTTTAGATAA
- a CDS encoding SDR family oxidoreductase: MSYVLIIGAKSDIAKELARVYAKNGYNLYLAARNSDSLNDLVNDIKIRSNVDVQIKEFDIVKFETHQNFYDSLETKPLGVIVTAGYMAEQKECEKEWNKTLNTINVNYLGIISILNIVSNDMEKNKNGFIIGVSSVAGDRGRKANYIYGSSKAAFSAYLSGLRNRLYESKVQVLTVKPGFVNTKMTKDLDLPAKLTIEPEDIALDIYNAQQKGKDILYTKGIWRLIMLIIKHIPEFIFKKMSI, translated from the coding sequence ATGAGTTATGTATTAATAATTGGGGCTAAAAGTGATATTGCAAAAGAACTTGCAAGAGTTTATGCAAAAAATGGATATAACCTTTATTTAGCAGCAAGGAATAGCGATAGTTTAAATGATTTAGTAAATGATATAAAAATTCGTTCAAATGTTGATGTTCAAATAAAAGAGTTTGATATAGTAAAATTTGAGACACATCAAAATTTTTATGATTCACTAGAAACAAAACCTTTAGGCGTTATTGTTACTGCGGGGTATATGGCTGAGCAAAAAGAATGTGAAAAAGAATGGAATAAAACTCTAAATACAATAAATGTAAATTATTTAGGAATTATAAGTATTTTAAATATTGTTTCAAATGATATGGAAAAAAATAAAAATGGATTTATCATAGGTGTTAGTTCAGTAGCAGGAGATAGAGGAAGAAAAGCAAATTATATTTATGGTTCAAGTAAAGCAGCATTTAGTGCTTATCTTTCTGGACTAAGAAATAGACTTTATGAAAGTAAAGTTCAAGTTCTTACTGTTAAACCAGGTTTTGTAAATACTAAAATGACTAAAGACTTAGATTTACCTGCGAAATTAACAATTGAACCAGAAGATATTGCACTTGATATTTATAATGCACAACAAAAAGGTAAAGATATTCTTTATACAAAAGGAATTTGGAGATTAATTATGCTAATAATTAAACATATTCCAGAATTTATTTTTAAAAAGATGAGTATATGA